The following DNA comes from Eriocheir sinensis breed Jianghai 21 chromosome 37, ASM2467909v1, whole genome shotgun sequence.
TTCATCTGATATAAGGGGCTTGCTTGAGTAACATGCTCCATTATGTAATGTAAGCAACTACTCAGTGGTACTTTTGAACTTGCTGATGAGTACAAGGCTTAATCAAGGTTATTTAGAACTAAACATCAAATTGGTTTCATATATTAGCACATGTGTGCATGAAATGTAACCATATTATTATGAAATGGAACAAGGCTGTGCCAATAGCAGAGTAACAAGACATATTCTGGTTGTTGGTTGTAAATGAAGCAAAGGAGGAATTTTTATGATATTCCTTTGGCTGCTTATGACTTAAGTTATGAGGAATATATATAAACCTAGTTGTGATACAAGAAATGAGCTCTACTCATGGGGTCCCATCTTGTCTTGATCAGTTCAACATAGAGGACTATAAACATCTGTGAAGTTTTATTTGAAGGTGAAAGTATGGAATTAAAATGTCAGTGAAAGAAAGGCAGGTAATAGTTAAGAGAATTGTGAGAGTAGTGTATGCATgggggtagagagaggaggaaggaatggtgtAATTTTGCCAGCTTTGACCCATACCTCAAACGTGTGTTTGGAATGAAGAACACATAAGACAGGTGCAGCAGAAATTGATTGCTTGAGATTATGTGGTTCAACAAATTGGAATGGTATGAGTAAGCTAGAGGTGCACTGGAAATTTATGAATGTGAGTTGTAGGTGGAAAGTGAAAATTGGTGAAATGGGTAAACTAAATCACTGAGGTGGTTTGAACATGTTTTAAGAATGCATAATAGGTGTGTTGTGAAGAGGGTTCACATGTCAGTGAGGAAAGCTTTGGGTGATAGAGAGACCACTAGTAAGATGGATCAGTAGGATTAGGGATTACATTAATTTCCCAGAGACAACAAGCCATCAGAGCTGTGAAATTAAGGAAAAGGTCAAGGACTATATGTTAGCTGTGCCATTCTGAGTGTTTcagtattttttctctattccacAAACTCCTTAGCTGTTGAAGCATCTGAGAACATAAAAGCTATATACATTTGCATATTTTGTACTGAGCATACTCCCTGCTTTGTATTAGTAATTATCTAATCCCTCATTGACTATGGCCCATTGATGCTATTTCCCAAGACAATGACCAGAAACATTAAAAGTAATCTTTGTTGGTGTGCAAGGATCATTGCTACTGGAGTAATGATACCAGGCTATTTCTGTTTGATACATATTAATAATCATGTTGATTACTTCATCTTGTCACCAACCTCTGTAAAAGTGTTAATGTGCTGATTTTGATTCATTGTTATTAAACACATACCTCCCAGTTGAGGATAAATCTTAAATGTCATTTTATTAGAAAAGTTATCTAGCTGTAGGAAACTCATGGCTTCAATTGTTGTAAATCTCATGCAATGAGGacttatgaaaatgtatatttctAGACTGCTATGAATATGCCCTGACTGAACTTTGGGTAGCCAGGTAGCCAATACCATATAGCTCTGCTAACTACCTCTCTCCAAGTAGCCAGGATTGAACTTGCAATCTTTCAGTCGTGAGCTGAATACTGTGTCGACAGAGCTACCCAGCCCCTTTTAGAGGGGAAAACTACTACTCAGATTCTTTCTTGATGAATCTGGCCTTTTCAGAGTGGAGTGGAGGACAAGGGCAGCCCTCCAGCAAACCTCCACTCATCCTTGCTGGCCCTTCACCACACCACTCCTGAGGACCTCCCCAGCAGGGCCTGCTACTATTTGTCTTGTAGATTACTTAAGGCAAAGGTATTAGTAACACATTTGAGTCCATTTAGAATTCCCAGGAGTAATAAAATTTGTCTTGTCTTGCCCTCAGTAGGAAGAAAtaattactttttatttttattaatttagtattctttcatttcttgcaACTAGTACATTGTATCTGAATTAAAACTGTCTCGGAAGTTTCACAATTGCTTTTTTCTTAACTAGTGGAACTAAACTGGTGAATCATGGAACTTCTAAATGCTTACATGTTTGTAAGATCTTAAGCTTTTGGCAGGTTTGGTATAGTTCCACGGTGTAGTGGTTAGCTGTTAATCTTTGGGCTTTGGTTCAGTCCTGGCTGGGGTAAGGTAGTTGGTTCACAATCCACCCATTTGCTCATCCTTTCTTTGGGGTTGGTTAATAAATCTATCTGATGAAAGCAAAACTAGCAACTTGGATGTCACCTTGCTTTATTTTCTGGAATAATGGGttattacccaccacaggctgaaTTGCTGAAGAAACTTAGATGAGCTCTCAAAAGCTTAATATATGCTCCCCATTTTACCATACCTCGGGACACTGAAGTTTACTTTTTAAAAATTATTGTAAATAGAAACATAATAagtttataaatgaaaaaaaaattatagggaCAAATAAGAATTAGATTAAAACTCATGGCAGAAATTTGTTGAGGCTGCTGAACACCTGGAGAAGCTGCTGGATATGGGAGTGCCATCCAGAGCATCCTTGGGCTTGACTCCAAGGTCTCTACTAAGGTTGGAGGACACCCTACCAGCGTTGCCAACCTTCACAACACTGGTAGTGCTGGCAGGGATGGCACATGCATCTAGGGCCTGTCACAAAGAAACCATCAGGATCCTCGACAACAAGTTATttgggaagggaggtgagaatgCTTTCCGTTTTCCCTGTACATGCAGTAAAGACTCACAGGACAGCACTAACTAGAGTAATTTTCATCAGCAGCACCACTATAAGAAATTATTTTACTTGAATGTTATATAATATTAATTCTTTATCCTTTCAGAAAGTGTTAGCAATTCCTCCTTCCACATTTTTTGTTCTCATATCTATTTGCTCTTTTTGAAGTATTTGATTTTATGTAGACTTCAATGTCATACTACAATATTCTATTCCATTCCCAAGATATTGGTGGCTCCACATTTTACGATGGTCCTTCAGAAGATAGATTGAGAGTTGTTGTCACAGCAGCAGGACGGGTGTTGCACGCTGAGGCGCTGGCAGGCCTTGGCCAGGTGACAGAGGCCATCAAGGAGTGCATCAGGTTTGTTCATAGCTATTATGTAATATAAACAGACAAATTTTTAGCTTTTTTGTGTGAACCTTTCAACGGAGTTTTTGAAAGGAACGGTGTCAGAGCAATAAATTGATGAAACATTTTATCTACCCACTCTAGTATCCAGCTGGTTCACCTCATATATCCTTTTACtcaaaaaatcatatatatatatatatatatatatatatatatatatatatatatatatatatatatatatatatatatcatgtaaTTTTTTTCTACAAATGCCTGATAACCTTCTGTGGTAGTAAAATGCTTTTCTTTTTGTAAGCAGGGTGGAGCAGGCACTGTGGTGGGTAAGAGGAGTCAGTGACAGTGATGACAGTAATGCCTCAGTGAAGGAGTGGAGTGTTATCATCCTGCTTATAAAGACAACAGTGTATAAGCTGATGGCAGAGTTGCACAAGACCAGAAATTGCCACCAGAACTATCAGCACTACACTCGCCTTCCACAGCAGTGTCTTGCTCTTCTGGGAGAGTCTCAAGAAACACCAACCTGGCAGGACATGTCCCCTTCTAACCAGCTTGTAATGGATAGTATTTATGAGTACTTTAAGAACAGATCATATAAAGAGGGGCCAGCATTGAGATAAGGTTAGTGACTGCATATTCCATTAATGAATGTGGGCATAAAAACATTTCAGAGATTCTCATTaatgaacatgtgtgtgtgtgtgtgtgtagaggggggacATGTATCAATTACATATCAATTTATGAGTCATAATTTATCAAAGTGCCAGAAATATATGGGCTGTTACATGTAGTTGTTAAAAAGTGGACATCTCTTTCcagtattggaaaaaaaaaaaaaaaaatacaaggaagatATACTTACTTTTAAGTTTCATTCTGTTCCCCTTCACTCTGATGACTTATTGAGGGGAGTTAGGCATGATATCAGTCAAAGAGGCAAGTGCATCAGTGTCAGAGCCATAACTTCTCAAATGTGGTAT
Coding sequences within:
- the LOC127008209 gene encoding uncharacterized protein LOC127008209 translates to MSMAVSGGEEDGGGGGGGGRPRPRRHHGEQRSGVATVVEGTMDSSPSARCSLPPRLAALRCLVPKILNGQEHIAALEKLAESWLLSSPYNNNAFGEECELVVTLLYTILTLPNDTSTLLPHEFVFTFLERWVEDGGRMEFAELTHFLRPEWKCGSTKVLFLLCANLMSADWGSSVLQTDSGVEDKGSPPANLHSSLLALHHTTPEDLPSRACYYLSCRLLKAKKFVEAAEHLEKLLDMGVPSRASLGLTPRSLLRLEDTLPALPTFTTLVVLAGMAHASRACHKETIRILDNKLFGKGDIGGSTFYDGPSEDRLRVVVTAAGRVLHAEALAGLGQVTEAIKECIRVEQALWWVRGVSDSDDSNASVKEWSVIILLIKTTVYKLMAELHKTRNCHQNYQHYTRLPQQCLALLGESQETPTWQDMSPSNQLVMDSIYEYFKNRSYKEGPALR